From a single Chloracidobacterium thermophilum B genomic region:
- a CDS encoding helix-turn-helix domain-containing protein: protein MKPRSKVSDHEKVTASEALELKRRVGSNLELLRRQRGLSLERLAAQSGVSRAMLGQIEAGESAPTIAVLWKIARGLGVRFADLLGDEPEQAVVVLPRAAAKVLRSQDGRFESRALFPFDRERRAEFYELRLSVGCVEVAEPHADGTYENLVVQQGCLALTIGDRETIHLLPGDAIYFRADVPHVYANPGAEETLAYLVMTYASPRL, encoded by the coding sequence GTGAAACCGAGGTCAAAAGTATCTGACCATGAAAAGGTTACGGCCTCCGAAGCGCTTGAGCTGAAGCGGCGGGTGGGGAGCAATCTCGAACTGCTCCGCCGGCAACGTGGGTTGAGCCTGGAGCGGCTGGCGGCGCAGTCCGGGGTGAGCCGGGCCATGCTGGGGCAGATCGAGGCAGGCGAAAGCGCGCCGACGATTGCCGTCCTGTGGAAGATTGCCCGTGGGTTGGGCGTGCGCTTTGCCGATCTGCTGGGCGATGAGCCGGAGCAGGCTGTGGTGGTGTTGCCGCGCGCTGCCGCCAAGGTGCTGCGTTCCCAGGATGGACGCTTTGAGAGCCGCGCCCTCTTTCCCTTTGACCGCGAGCGGCGGGCCGAGTTTTATGAACTGCGGCTGAGTGTGGGGTGCGTCGAAGTGGCCGAGCCGCATGCCGACGGCACGTACGAAAACCTGGTCGTGCAGCAGGGCTGCCTGGCGCTGACGATTGGCGACCGCGAGACGATCCATCTTCTGCCCGGCGATGCCATCTATTTTCGGGCTGATGTACCGCACGTCTATGCCAATCCGGGCGCTGAAGAAACATTGGCCTATCTGGTGATGACCTACGCCAGCCCGCGCCTGTAA
- a CDS encoding RrF2 family transcriptional regulator, which produces MRITAQEEYGLRCLIQLARQPEGQGLTLKQIGEREGISTANAGKILWLLSNAGIVKSARGIKGGYMLARPADQITVSEVISVFEHADLEEHCKNFSGIQEVCVHNTDCGIRPVLQILNETVKQVLSRITLAQLVHHECEVSERLFQIQRPARSSAAMSV; this is translated from the coding sequence ATGCGAATTACGGCGCAAGAAGAATATGGACTTCGCTGCCTCATCCAGCTTGCCCGCCAACCCGAGGGACAAGGGCTGACCCTCAAGCAGATTGGCGAGCGGGAAGGGATTTCCACGGCCAATGCCGGCAAGATTCTCTGGCTGCTGAGCAACGCCGGTATTGTGAAGTCGGCGCGCGGGATCAAGGGCGGCTACATGCTGGCCCGTCCGGCCGACCAGATCACGGTCAGCGAAGTCATCAGTGTTTTCGAGCATGCCGATCTGGAAGAACATTGCAAGAACTTTTCAGGCATTCAGGAAGTCTGCGTCCACAACACAGACTGCGGCATCCGTCCGGTGCTGCAGATACTCAATGAGACCGTCAAGCAGGTTCTCAGCCGGATTACCCTCGCCCAGCTCGTCCACCACGAATGTGAAGTGAGTGAACGGCTGTTTCAAATCCAGCGCCCGGCACGCTCTTCAGCGGCGATGTCCGTCTGA